One region of Fragaria vesca subsp. vesca linkage group LG4, FraVesHawaii_1.0, whole genome shotgun sequence genomic DNA includes:
- the LOC101313206 gene encoding uncharacterized protein LOC101313206, with the protein MMEGIKGLGLGGGKVAIGVGNGVGHEQVIQDQDMGDGMQCSDHPFRNNPGGICAFCLQEKLGKLVSSSFPLPVRNSASSSSSPSFRSDITGASNAGGVSVAGPSSTSLSLSVRPKANGESFNHDEYYTRRARMSFLLARKKKKVTANGGENSHSRAADMVFKRSKSTTTPRRSHFMDAADEFSPRKRNGFWSFLYHHHKTSKKIDNKSFRDNSKISSSSSFTSSATTTAAGRDKSLGSSLRNKAETAVGEVEDDSSPNSQATASASSFERKVSRSRSVGCGSRSFSGDFFERISTGFGDCTLRRVESQREGKPKHSSAVRNGAERVKCGGLFSGFMMTSSSSSSSSSSYWVSSAEDMNGKAISGGPGALVQGGRSRSSWGWAFASPMRAFSKPSSKDGKRDIIRQANTSDKNTTPNLSAIPSLLSVRG; encoded by the coding sequence ATGATGGAAGGGATCAAAGGCTTAGGATTAGGAGGAGGGAAGGTTGCTATTGGTGTTGGCAATGGCGTTGGTCATGAGCAGGTGATTCAGGATCAAGACATGGGAGATGGAATGCAGTGCAGTGACCATCCTTTCAGAAACAACCCAGGTGGGATCTGCGCTTTCTGTCTCCAAGAGAAGCTCGGCAAGCTCGTCTCTTCTTCCTTCCCTCTCCCTGTTCGTAACTCCGCCTCTTCTTCTTCCTCCCCTTCTTTTAGATCTGACATCACCGGCGCTAGCAATGCCGGCGGTGTCAGCGTTGCCGGTCCTTCCTCTACTTCTCTCTCGCTCTCGGTCCGTCCGAAAGCTAACGGTGAGTCATTTAATCATGATGAGTATTACACCCGGCGCGCCAGGATGTCGTTTCTTCTGGCCAGGAAGAAGAAGAAAGTGACTGCCAATGGTGGTGAGAATAGTCACAGCCGCGCCGCGGATATGGTTTTCAAGAGGAGCAAGTCGACCACGACGCCGAGGAGGAGCCATTTCATGGATGCTGCTGATGAATTTAGCCCCAGAAAGAGAAATGGGTTCTGGTCTTTTCTCTACCACCACCACAAAACTTCCAAGAAAATCGACAACAAAAGCTTCCGAGACAACTCCAAGATTTCCTCCTCCTCCTCGTTCACATCTTCTGCAACTACAACAGCAGCTGGGAGGGACAAGTCTTTGGGGTCTTCTTTAAGGAATAAAGCCGAAACAGCCGTGGGTGAGGTTGAAGACGACAGCAGCCCCAACAGCCAAGCCACAGCCTCAGCCTCTTCGTTCGAGCGGAAAGTCTCCAGATCCAGATCTGTAGGCTGCGGCAGCCGGAGCTTCTCCGGCGACTTCTTCGAGCGGATCTCGACTGGTTTCGGCGACTGCACTCTCAGAAGGGTGGAGTCTCAAAGAGAAGGCAAGCCTAAACACTCTTCAGCAGTTCGAAACGGCGCCGAGCGTGTCAAATGTGGTGGGCTTTTCAGTGGGTTCATGATGACTTCATCTTCTTCATCGTCTTCGTCTTCCTCCTATTGGGTCTCGTCAGCCGAAGACATGAACGGGAAAGCAATATCCGGTGGTCCCGGGGCGCTAGTCCAAGGCGGCAGAAGCAGGAGCAGCTGGGGTTGGGCCTTCGCTAGCCCCATGAGAGCTTTCAGCAAACCCTCTTCGAAAGACGGGAAGAGGGACATTATTAGACAAGCCAATACTTCAGATAAGAACACCACCCCTAACTTGTCTGCAATTCCTTCCTTGCTATCTGTTAGAGGTTGA
- the LOC101314076 gene encoding late embryogenesis abundant protein Lea5-like gives MASFLSKAILLPVAASIHRRGYAAASHGSVAAGFGMGGSRSTMVRKLEEKVGMKEESSSAWAPDPRTGYYRPANRADEIDPVELRQMLLNQKVRQQ, from the exons ATGGCTTCCTTTCTCTCAAAGGCAATTCTCCTTCCCGTTGCGGCTTCCATTCACCG ACGAGGTTACGCGGCGGCATCACATGGCTCAGTGGCAGCTGGCTTTGGAATGGGAGGCTCCAGGAGCACTATGGTGAGGAAGCTGGAAGAGAAGGTTGGGATGAAGGAAGAGTCTTCGTCTGCTTGGGCACCGGATCCTCGAACCGGGTACTACAGGCCGGCTAATAGGGCGGATGAGATCGACCCGGTGGAGCTCCGGCAAATGCTCTTGAACCAGAAAGTGAGGCAGCAGTAA
- the LOC101313791 gene encoding phylloplanin-like: protein MASFKTLLFVSLLVVAALAAVPIAEAQLIGLINRIFQLIRIQGTLFCTANGRVSTAGASLTPVFPNATVVLQCGSGNVISTATTNASGVFSILLDPLQFLLSSLLSNCKLVVTTPLSSCNSSLSGTQILESALQFIGNTLLGLLTIINVIPAGFIVSN from the exons ATGGCCTCCTTCAAAACACTTCTCTTTGTTTCGCTCTTGGTTGTTGCCGCACTGGCAGCAGTTCCGATCGCCGAAGCGCAACTTATTGGCCTGATCAACCGGATCTTTCAGCTGATCCGCATACAAGGAACTTTGTTTTGCACCGCCAATGGCCGTGTCAGTACTGCTGGCGCCTCCCTTACACCAGTATTCCCAA ATGCTACTGTCGTACTGCAATGTGGATCTGGAAATGTGATATCTACTGCAACTACGAATGCCTCGGGAGTCTTTTCAATCCTGCTAGATCCTCTCCAGTTTCTTCTATCTTCACTCTTATCTAATTGCAAGCTCGTGGTTACCACACCGCTCTCTAGCTGCAACTCTAGTTTGTCCGGAACCCAGATACTTGAATCTGCCTTGCAGTTCATTGGAAACACCCTCCTCGGCCTCCTTACCATCATCAATGTCATTCCGGCTGGCTTCATCGTCAGCAACTAA
- the LOC101313503 gene encoding bidirectional sugar transporter SWEET17-like — protein MAALSFYVGVIGNLISVLMFLAPVYTFARIVKNRSTEEFTSLPYVCTFLNSFLWTYYGIIKPGAYLVSTVNGFGVLAEIVYISLFLTYATANKRANTVIWISILDVGFPAAAILVTWLALKGDTRISAIGFLGAGLNIIMYASPLAAMKTVVTTKSVEYMPFWLSFFFFLNGGVWLFYAWLEQDYFLGVPNGMGFLLGAVQLVLYWIYKKPAKKEDKSLSSALLVEEGSEHEPITSSACTA, from the exons ATGGCAGCTTTGAGTTTCTATGTCGGAGTTATTG GCAACCTCATCTCAGTGCTAATGTTTCTTGCTCCTGT CTATACATTTGCGAGAATCGTAAAGAACCGTTCTACAGAAGAGTTCACAAGTCTTCCCTACGTCTGCACATTCCTCAACTCCTTCCTGTGGACTTACTACGGAATCATAAAGCCCGGAGCTTATCTTGTATCGACCGTAAACGGCTTCGGAGTTCTTGCCGAGATCGTCTACATCTCTCTGTTTCTCACATACGCGACAGCAAACAAGAGG GCGAATACTGTGATCTGGATTAGTATACTGGATGTGGGTTTTCCGGCGGCGGCCATTTTAGTAACTTGGCTGGCGTTGAAGGGAGATACACGTATCAGTGCAATAGGGTTCTTGGGTGCTGGCCTCAACATCATCATGTACGCCTCACCTCTAGCTGCAATG AAAACAGTGGTGACAACGAAGAGTGTGGAGTATATGCCATTCTGGCTATCATTCTTCTTTTTCCTCAACGGAGGGGTCTGGCTTTTTTATGCTTGGCTCGAACAAGATTATTTTCTTGGG GTACCAAATGGGATGGGGTTTTTACTCGGAGCAGTGCAGCTCGTGCTATATTGGATTTACAAAAAACCAGCCAAGAAGGAAGACAAAAGCTTATCAAGTGCGCTACTGGTGGAAGAAGGAAGTGAACATGAACCTATTACCTCATCAGCTTGTACTGCTTAA
- the LOC101314365 gene encoding glyoxysomal fatty acid beta-oxidation multifunctional protein MFP-a-like, protein MGSNVKGRTVLEVGADGVALITIINPPVNSLSFDVLYGLKDSYEEAMRRDDVKAIVVTGAKGKFSGGFDISAFGGLQGGHKAEPKPGYISVEVITNAVEGARKPSVAAIDGLALGGGLEVAMACHARISTPTAQLGLPELQLGLIPGFGGTQRLPRLVGISKALEMMLTSKPVKGEEAHDLGLVDALVSPDELVSTARRWALDILERRRPWVASLHKTDKLEPLGEAREILKFARAQVQKQAPNLKHPLVCIDVVEEGIASGGRAGLWKEAEEFQGLLRADTCKSLVHIFFAQRGTSKVPGITDRGLMPRRVTKVAVIGGGLMGSGITTALILSNYPVILKEVNEKFLQAGIGRVKANLQSRVKKGKMTPEKFEKTFALLKGALDYESFRDVDMVIEAVIEKVSLKQEIFADLEKYCPQHCILASNTSTIDLNLIGEKTKSHDRIIGAHFFSPAHIMPLLEIVRTNRTSPQVIVDLLEVGKKIKKTPVVVGNCTGFAVNRMFFPYTQAGLLLIERGADVYQIDRAITKFGMPMGPFRLADLVGFGVAIATGMQFIENFPERTYKSMLIPMMQEDGRAGETTKRGFYVYDDKRQAKPDPELKKYIEKSRSISGLSVDAKLVKLPEKDIVEMIFFPVVNEACRVYAEGIAVKAADLDIASVMGMGFPPYRGGIMFWADLVGSKYIYSRLEQWSNTYGEFFKPCAYLAERAAQGAPLSSPLKQSKSRL, encoded by the exons ATGGGTAGCAACGTTAAAGGAAGGACGGTTCTTGAGGTGGGAGCTGATGGGGTGGCTCTCATCACCATCATCAACCCTCCTGTCAATTCCCTCTCCTTTGATG TGTTGTATGGCTTGAAAGACAGCTATGAGGAGGCGATGAGGAGAGATGATGTCAAGGCAATTGTCGTTACAG GTGCGAAAGGGAAATTCTCTGGCGGATTTGATATTAGTGCTTTCGGTGGGCTACAAGGCGGGCATAAAG CGGAGCCGAAGCCTGGTTATATATCTGTGGAGGTTATCACTAACGCTGTCGAGG GTGCTAGGAAACCTTCAGTTGCTGCCATTGATGGCCTGGCCTTGGGGGGAGGACTAGAGGTTGCAATG GCTTGCCATGCCCGGATATCTACTCCGACTGCGCAATTAGGCTTGCCAGAACTTCAGCTTGGACTCATTCCTGGATTTGGAG GAACACAACGGCTTCCACGCCTTGTTGGAATCTCAAAGGCACTTGAAATGATGCTG ACTTCAAAACCGGTTAAAGGGGAAGAGGCTCATGATTTAGGCCTTGTTGATGCTTTAGTTTCACCTGATGAGTTGGTAAGCACTGCACGTAGGTGGGCCTTGGATATCTTGGAGCGTCGGAGACCATGGGTTGCTAGTCTTCATAAGACTGACAAGTTAGAACCTCTCGGTGAAGCTAGGGAAATACTTAAATTTGCAAGAGCTCAAGTACAGAAGCAGGCTCCCAATCTCAAACATCCATTGGTTTGCATCGATGTTGTTGAAGAGGGTATAGCTTCTGGTGGCCGGGCTGGGCTTTGGAAG GAAGCTGAAGAATTTCAAGGACTTCTACGTGCTGACACTTGCAAGAGCTTGGTCCACATCTTCTTTGCTCAACGTGGAACCTCAAAG GTACCTGGAATTACTGATCGAGGTTTAATGCCGAGACGAGTGACTAAGGTTGCTGTCATTGGTGGAGGGTTGATGGGCTCTGGAATAACCACAGCGTTGATTCTTAGTAATTATCCAGTGATCCTAAAAGAAGTAAATGAGAAGTTCTTGCAGGCTGGGATTGGTAGAGTCAAAG CCAATCTGCAGAGCCGTGTCAAGAAAGGGAAAATGACTCCAGAAAAGTTTGAAAAGACATTTGCTCTTCTTAAAGGTGCCCTGGACTATGAAAGCTTTAGGGATGTTGACATGGTCATAGAG GCGGTTATTGAGAAGGTTTCTTTAAAGCAAGAAATTTTTGCTGACCTCGAAAAGTATTGCCCACAACACTGCATACTTGCTAGTAACACTTCCACAATCGACTTGAACCTTATCGGAGAAAAGACCAAATCCCATGATAGAATTATTGGAGCCCATTTCTTTAG TCCAGCACATATCATGCCACTTTTGGAAATTGTTCGCACTAATAGGACATCTCCACAAGTTATTGTTGATTTGCTAGAAGTTGGGAAGAAGATAAAGAAAACCCCGGTTGTTGTTGGGAACTGCACTGGATTTGCTGTTAACAGAATGTTCTTTCCTTATACCCAAGCTGGTCTTCTGCTTATTGAGCGTGGTGCAGATGTATATCAGATTGACAGGGCGATCACCAAATTTGGAATGCCCATGGGCCCATTCAG ATTGGCTGATTTGGTTGGCTTTGGTGTGGCGATTGCAACTGGCATGCAATTTATTGAGAATTTTCCTGAGCGGACATATAAGTCGATGCTTATCCCCATGATGCAGGAGGATGGGAGAGCAG GTGAAACTACAAAAAGAGGGTTCTATGTTTATGATGACAAACGCCAAGCTAAACCAGATCCTGAATTGAAGAAATACATTGAGAAGTCAAGGAGCATTTCTGGGCTTTCAGTAGATGCTAAG CTAGTGAAGTTACCAGAAAAGGACATCGTGGAAATGATCTTTTTCCCTGTTGTGAACGAGGCTTGCAGAGTGTATGCTGAAGGTATTGCCGTAAAAGCTGCTGACCTTGATATTGCTTCAGTCATGGGCATGGGTTTTCCACCTTACAG GGGAGGTATCATGTTCTGGGCCGATTTAGTTGGATCCAAATACATATACTCAAGATTGGAGCAATGGTCAAATACCTACGGGGAATTTTTCAAGCCTTGTGCCTATTTGGCTGAAAGAGCTGCACAGGGAGCTCCTCTG AGCTCTCCTTTGAAGCAATCAAAATCTCGGTTATAA